A part of Fusarium oxysporum Fo47 chromosome III, complete sequence genomic DNA contains:
- a CDS encoding 6-phosphofructo-2-kinase-domain-containing protein: MDTLLTAEIAANAPRYRRKSSTFIDAIHDIPHGQDLAPAQLYSTMSGRLFHSGRIAIVMVGPPARGKTHICVSMARYLGWLGVKSRIFHLGDYRRATVGPDGSIPDDYFFPNASPASVILRQKILKKCREDIYSWLNHDNGQVAIYDAVNPTANGRRSLAKEFAKHDVQTLFIESFVDDERILRENARNVKISSPDFAGMEPDEAAKLYLQRIEMKIPVFETMNEKELNYIKMINAGEKFFYNNVSFNYLAHRIVFYLTNLHIKSRKTFFARAGTTAEEDSYKADAPLSQEGRDYAQKMSEALLKHREQERLTNIEEGGPDVPLPPLTVWTSTRMRTVQTSDVLKEKGYKVRQRTQLSQINPGVCEKMSERMIRQIYPDEVEKHELDPYHHRYPRAESYHDLAVRLEPIILELEREQHDLLIIAHESVLRVLYAYLMHCSTTDIPVINFPRDEIIEIIPAAYQNEAKRIHIPGLDPQIVPGSPQDIKIPVPSSGVVSAQLSPIPSGIGTPAEHVERPPEKVINTAKDMVADKVNDED, translated from the exons ATGGATACTCTTCT AACCGCCGAGATTGCGGCCAATGCTCCTCGGTACCGTCGCAAGAGCTCTACATTTATCGATGCCATTCATGACATTCCTCATGGTCAAGACTTGGCCCCGGCTCAGCTCTACAGTACCATGTCTGGCCGATTGTTTCACTCTGGCCGCATTGCAATCGTCATGGTTGGACCACCTGCACGTGGGAAAAC ACATATATGTGTTTCCATGGCACGGTATTTAGGGTGGCTTGGTGTGAAGTCTCGTATCTTTCACCTCGGTGACTACCGTCGAGCAACTGTTGGCCCCGATGGATCTATTCCCGATGATTATTTCTTCCCAAACGCATCGCCTGCATCTGTCATTCTGCGCCAGAAAATCCTGAAGAAATGCCGCGAAGACATATACTCCTGGCTGAATCACGACAATGGACAAGTCGCCATTTACGATGCAGTGAACCCTACTGCTAACGGACGGCGTTCGCTTGCCAAGGAATTTGCGAAGCACGATGTTCAA ACTCTTTTCATCGAGTCatttgtcgatgatgaacGCATCCTTCGTGAGAATGCAAGAAATGTCAAGATCTCATCCCCAGAC TTCGCTGGTATGGAACCTGATGAAGCCGCTAAGCTATACCTTCAAAGAATTGAGATGAAGATTCCCGTATTTGAAACCATGAATGAGAAGGAGCTGAATTACATCAAGATGATCAACGCCGGGGAAAAGTTCTTCTACAACAACGTCAGCTTCAATTATCTTGCTCACCGAATCGTCTTCTACCTCACCAACCTGCATATCAAATCACGGAAAACCTTCTTCGCCCGGGCTGGTACcacagcagaagaagactcGTACAAGGCCGATGCCCCTCTGTCCCaagaggggagagattatgCCCAAAAAATGTCCGAGGCTCTTTTGAAGCATCGAGAGCAGGAGCGCCTCACAAACATCGAGGAAGGAGGTCCAGATGTGCCTCTACCGCCACTCACCGTTTGGACATCGACTCGTATGCGTACGGTGCAAACTTCTGACGTCCTGAAGGAGAAAGGCTACAAGGTCCGTCAGCGAACACAACTCAGTCAAATCAACCCAGGCGTGTGCGAGAAGATGTCAGAGCGTATGATTCGCCAGATCTATCCCGATGAGGTCGAAAAGCACGAATTAGACCCTTACCACCACCGGTATCCGCGTGCAGAG TCATACCACGATCTGGCTGTTCGCCTAGAGCCCATCATTCTCGAACTCGAGCGAGAACAACACGACCTTCTCATAATTGCACACGAATCTGTGCTTCGAGTTCTCTACGCTTATTTAATGCACTGCTCTACCACTGACATCCCAGTCATCAATTTTCCACGCGACGAGATCATCGAGATCATCCCAGCAGCATATCAGAATGAGGCCAAGCGTATCCATATTCCTGGCCTGGATCCCCAAATCGTACCTGGCTCACCTCAAGATATCAAAATTCCTGTTCCTAGCAGCGGAGTTGTGAGCGCACAACTGTCCCCTATCCCGAGTGGCATTGGGACTCCTGCTGAGCATGTCGAACGACCTCCCGAGAAGGTTATCAACACTGCCAAAGATATGGTTGCTGACAAAGTCAACGATGAAGACTAG
- a CDS encoding eukaryotic porin/Tom40, whose protein sequence is MASAAALDPVKTALLSNPIASVLGDALNSFNERRAKLGLSNPGTIESLAKEVQRDVFLNNYMFTGMRADLTKIFSMAPLFQVSHQFAMGERINPYTFAAMYGTGKVFCQGNLDNEGSLSGRFNWRWSDKFVSKSQISISPGGQDMAQFEHEYTGNDFSASLKMLNPSYLEGGVTGIYIGSYLQSVTPKLALGLETLWQRPALTQGPECAVSYAARYKSADWIATAQLQAAMGTLNTSYWRRLSDKVQAGVDLSLGLVPSAGGLMGGGLQKEGVTTIGAKYDFRMSTFRAQVDSKGKLSCVLEKRVAPPVMMTFAADIDHFTHQAKIGLGVSIEAAPEELQEQQESLGSQPPPNIPF, encoded by the exons ATGGCCTCCGCAGCCGCATTGGATCCCGTTAAGACGGCCCTGCTTTCCAATCCCATCGCTAGCGTTTTAGGAGATGCCCTCAACTCGTTTAATGAGCGAAGGGCCAAATTAGGCCTCTCCAACCCAGGAACTATCGAGAGTCTTGCCAAGGAGGTTCAGCGCGATGTCTTCCTCAACAATTACATGTTCACCGGAATGCGTGCCGATCTCACAAAGATCTTTAGCATGGCTCCTCTTTTCCAGGTTTCCCACCAATTCGCCATGGGAGAGCGCATTAACCCCTACACCTTTGCTGCGATGTACGGAACAGGCAAG GTCTTCTGCCAAGGTAATCTGGATAACGAGGGTTCTCTCTCCGGTCGATTCAACTGGAGATGGTCCGACAAGTTTGTTTCCAAGTCTCAGATCTCCATTTCTCCTGGTGGTCAGGATATGGCGCAGTTCGAGCACGAGTATACTGGCAACGATTTCAGCGCATCCCTCAAGATGCTGAACCCTTCTTACCTTGAGGGTGGTGTGACTGGCATCTATATCGGAAGCTACCTCCAGTCTGTTACTCCTAAACTTGCCCTAGGTCTTGAAACTCTCTGGCAGCGACCTGCCCTCACCCAAGGCCCCGAGTGCGCTGTCTCTTATGCTGCCCGGTATAAGTCCGCAGACTGGATCGCCACCGCTCAGCTCCAAGCTGCTATGGGCACCCTTAACACCTCTTACTGGCGACGACTCTCGGACAAGGTTCAGGCCGGTGTTGATTTGAGCCTCGGTCTCGTTCCCTCTGCCGGTGGCCTTATGGGTGGTGGCCTTCAGAAGGAGGGCGTCACCACTATTGGTGCCAAGTACGATTTCCGCATGTCTACTTTCCGAGCTCAGGTCGACTCCAAGGGCAAGCTTAGCTGCGTTCTGGAAAAGCGTGTTGCACCGCCCGTTATGATGACATTTGCTGCTGATATTGATCACTTCACG CATCAAGCTAAGATTGGTTTGGGTGTCTCAATTGAGGCAGCTCCTGAGGAGCTCCAAGAACAACAGGAGTCTCTTGGCTCCCAGCCCCCCCCTAACATTCCCTTTTAA
- a CDS encoding ubiquitin carboxyl-terminal hydrolase-domain-containing protein, translating to MALFKNDSAKQGAKAEAEKEKDTAQIEDILRRLDELNITNVTADHVTDIMATKFADHDPNKTVEFIDMEQKAAAGIITPYDPSVDMVGAENRGNVTCYLDALLFSMFAKIDAFECMLKNDFPEEDNRNKLVNLLRMWVNMLRTGKLVHTDMTKLIQDALADCGWSDARMLEQQDTSEAFAFITETLQLPLLSLQVDLFHQGKKDKDDHKVVYERLLNLAVPPDPEEKGLKLEDCLEEYFNAQVDVKRDSEDGKKLGVEEKSRSETPTLKHRDTIRIITEERGEASTPTSPLVNTPLEITPTSEKGIPLLLTDPNVKDGNAPDDEEEGEVTTVEIVKNKPSMRTRSTSVIQRVVLDEDGRPSTPDNVTMLQKAMRKGSTVVKAVTIPAWQFFRLIPWHALSSSEPRNNTEVALNFEQRPVVGICLKRYAMTESGQPKRHNTFIDIPDSLRLPHFMLADEPKAEEDMNVLNTDYKLVLQSVICHRGDSLQSGHYVSFARVAPKLLKDNRRHNFDPPPDYEEAQWVKFDDLQIENRVSYVEDIRSALKEEMPYLLFYQIMPMVEVSPPSVDETETEPPSYNDSKVSIELPPTPSRSNRLGSLEGGYFDSTPTLENSQLLSSKPPSIRLSMEGERPRRSEDIDRNPGSLAGDSRRPSAVWTDSTTHTPNSHSPAVTPNEESTASRLSRAASRFTLVNRSRPSSQNGENRISFSMSRLGGLMRPSKEPLAEPKDEPNGIGMSSANSTGILTAEISKESKESKDVVDGTEQLAEPEPEQHHHRHHGHKHGHKRVKSKDKVKNKSGDQPERECTVM from the exons ATGGCCTTGTTCAAAAACGACAGCGCAAAACAAGGAGCaaaagcagaagcagagaaagagaaggatacCGCACAA ATTGAGGACATTTTACGCCGACTAGACGAGCTCAACATAACCAATGTCACCGCCGATCATGTTACCGACATCATGGCAACAAAGTTTGCAGACCACGACCCCAATAAGACAGTCGAGTTCATCGATATGGAGCAAAAGGCTGCAGCGGGTATCATTACCCCATATGATCCCAGCGTGGATATGGTGGGCGCCGAAAACCGTGGCAATGTGACTTGCTATCTTGATGCACTTCTGTTCTCAATGTTTGCCAAAATCGATGCTTTCGAGTGTATGCTCAAGAATGATTTCCCAGAAGAAGACAATCGCAACAAACTTGTCAATCTTTTGCGGATGTGGGTTAACATGTTGAGGACGGGGAAATTAGTGCATACGGATATG ACCAAGTTAATACAGGACGCTCTGGCTGACTGTGGATGGTCGGATGCACGGATGCTTGAGCAGCAAGACACCTCGGAGGCTTTTGCTTTCATAACAGAAACCTTACAGCTACCTCTACTTTCACTGCAAGTCGATCTCTTCCATCAAggcaagaaggacaaggacgaCCACAAGGTTGTTTACGAGCGTCTCCTGAATCTGGCTGTACCTCCAGATCCTGAGGAGAAGGGTCTAAAATTAGAAGACTGCCTCGAAGAATACTTTAACGCCCAGGTAGACGTTAAAAGAGATAGCGAAGACGGGAAGAAGCTCGGGGTAGAAGAGAAGAGTCGAAGCGAGACACCAACACTCAAGCATAGGGATACAATTCGCATCATCACTGAAGAACGCGGCGaagcatcaacaccaacatccCCTTTGGTAAATACACCGTTGGAGATAACGCCAACTTCGGAAAAGGGAATTCCTCTTTTGTTGACAGATCCCAATGTCAAGGACGGAAATGCccctgatgatgaagaagagggagaggtTACGACTGTGGAGATAGTGAAGAACAAGCCAAGCATGCGAACGAGGTCAACCAGCGTTATCCAGCGCGTAGTGTTGGACGAAGACGGTCGCCCCTCTACCCCAGACAATGTCACAATGCTTCAAAAGGCTATGAGGAAAGGTTCGACAGTTGTGAAGGCAGTTACTATTCCTGCCTGGCAGTTTTTCCGTCTGATTC CTTGGCATGCGCTTTCAAGCAGTGAGCCCAGAAACAATACGGAGGTCGCATTGAACTTTGAGCAAAGGCCGGTTGTTGGCATCTGTCTCAAGCGTTACGCTATGACTGAGTCCGGCCAGCCGAAACGTCACAATACCTTTATCGACATTCCCGATAGTCTGAGACTACCCCATTTCATGCTAGCAGATGAACCCAAGGCCGAGGAAGATATGAACGTTCTTAACACGGACTATAAGCTCGTCCTACAGTCCGTCATCTGCCACCGGGGCGACTCACTACAAAGTGGCCATTATGTTTCGTTCGCCCGAGTGGCTCCTAAGTTATTGAAAGACAATAGACGGCATAATTTCGACCCGCCACCGGATTACGAGGAAGCACAATGGGTTAAGTTCGATGACCTCCAGATCGAAAACCGAGTCAGTTATGTGGAAGATATCAGGTCAGCGTTGAAGGAGGAAATGCCTTATCTTCTTTTCTATCAGATTATGCCTATGGTCGAAGTCTCGCCTCCATCTGTGGacgagacagagacagaacCGCCTTCCTATAACGATTCGAAAGTCAGCATTGAATTGCCTCCTACTCCTTCACGAAGCAACCGATTGGGTAGTCTGGAGGGAGGTTATTTTGATAGCACACCGACCTTAGAAAACTCACAACTTTTGTCTAGTAAACCACCAAGTATTCGCCTCTCTATGGAGGGCGAAAGGCCACGAAGAAGCGAAGATATCGATCGCAACCCAGGATCTCTAGCTGGGGACTCGCGGCGTCCCAGCGCTGTTTGGACCGATTCGACCACACATACCCCCAACTCCCACTCTCCAGCTGTCACGCCTAACGAAGAATCCACAGCATCGAGGCTGTCACGCGCAGCATCTAGATTTACATTGGTTAACAGAAGTCGGCCCAGTAGCCAGAATGGAGAAAATCGCATTAGTTTCTCGATGAGCAGATTGGGCGGTCTCATGCGGCCTAGCAAAGAGCCTTTGGCGGAGCCCAAAGATGAACCCAATGGCATTGGCATGTCTTCTGCCAACTCCACGGGTATCTTGACGGCAGAGATATCTAAAGAGTCGAAGGAATCAAAGGATGTCGTGGATGGAACAGAGCAACTCGCCGAACCAGAGCCcgaacagcatcatcatcgtcaccatGGTCATAAACATGGACATAAGAGGGTCAAGTCCAAAGACAAAGTAAAGAATAAGAGCGGCGACCAACCTGAACGAGAATGCACAGTGATGTAA
- a CDS encoding mitochondrial 54S ribosomal protein YmL7/YmL5 — translation MMTTVRDGARMASSLGRRHLPLRTGSVCVQRFASTEAKKSSALADLDNASSFATGSPDEAAIQAFNSREKAAETGKKLPGNRYQYHPPKYYRGPLHPVQVPKSSDPTARDFVPGPFSFPRLKHTYESTIAPDLIAMTYQHTPPGSEVPVSNKGNLREWDESSPYHKNRPRRGPRGGGSSRLGLVERPIEWHNVPDIEAITINSFAPMGAQNKEYLHVCRAVIQAISGAFPEVTRVKHGVVQWGVRKGDKTGCKVTLKGAQAYDFLDKLITLVLPKIKDWPGIDATTGDSAGNLAFGMKPDWMAYFPEIEFNYDMYPARLMPGCDIFIKTTGTSDRQGRLLLEALGLPFYGKARH, via the exons ATGATGACCACGGTACGAGATGGAGCTCGCATGGCGAGCTCATTGGGACGGAGGCACCTACCTCTGAGGACAGGTTCCGTTTGTGTGCAGCGCTTTGCCTCTACCGAGGCAAAGAAGTCCTCCGCTCTCGCAGATCTTGACAATGCTTCGTCTTTTGCGACAGGTTCTCCCGACGAAGCGGCTATCCAGGCCTTCAATTCTAGAGAAAAAGCTGCAGAGACGGGCAAAAAACTTCCCGGCAATAG ATACCAATACCATCCTCCCAAGTACTACCGCGGTCCTCTACATCCCGTCCAGGTGCCCAAGTCCTCCGATCCGACTGCTCGAGACTTCGTTCCCGGTCCTTTCAGCTTTCCTCGATTAAAGCACACATACGAAAGCACGATTGCTCCAGATTTGATCGCCATGACATATCAGCATACCCCGCCAGGTTCAGAGGTTCCTGTTTCCAACAAGGGTAACTTGAGAGAATGGGACGAGTCTTCGCCCTACCACAAGAACCGACCTCGCCGAGGACCTCGAGGTGGTGGCTCTTCAAGGCTAGGCTTAGTGGAGCGCCCAATTGAATGGCACAACGTACCTGATATCGAGGCTATCACTATCAACTCATTCGCTCCCATGGGCGCCCAGAACAAGGAGTACCTGCACGTGTGCCGTGCTGTTATCCAAGCCATCTCTGGTGCCTTCCCTGAGGTCACACGAGTCAAGCATGGCGTCGTTCAGTGGGGTGTCAGAAAGGGTGACAAGACTGGCTGCAAAGTGACGCTGAAAGGTGCTCAAGCTTACGACTTCCTTGATAAGCTCATTACTCTGGTCCTGCCTAAGATTAAGGACTGGCCTGGTATTGATGCTACTACTGGCGACAGTGCAGGCAACCTGGCGTTCGGTATGAAGCCCGACTGGATGGCATACTTTCCTGAAATCGAGTTCAACTACGAC ATGTACCCTGCACGACTGATGCCTGGTTGCGATATATTCATCAAGACGACTGGTACATCAGATAGGCAAGGCCGTCTCCTCCTGGAGGCACTCGGCCTTCCCTTCTATGGCAAGGCTAGGCACTAA
- a CDS encoding nucleotide exchange factor Fes1-domain-containing protein: MDDKRLNELLKWSIEQSDATRNDPDAPAPTTQLTPELMASLMGGPSDADLMKASMDIITSDDAEQVSLDDKLIAFDNFEQLIEGLDNANNIANLSLWTPLLDQLKHDEREMRKMAAWCVGTAVQNNERTQERLLAMGGLPLLVNLATQEDEHNDVRRKAVYALSSAVRNYQPAMDLFADELTKRGHKTDKVDATSMEAVDEVVNGLREKIGKA, translated from the coding sequence ATGGATGACAAGCGACTCAACGAACTCCTCAAATGGAGTATTGAGCAATCAGATGCCACCAGAAATGATCCTGATGCTCCAGCTCCCACCACACAACTCACCCCAGAACTCATGGCATCGCTCATGGGCGGTCCCTCTGACGCCGACCTGATGAAGGCCTCTATGGACATAATCACATCGGACGATGCTGAGCAGGTCTCTCTTGACGACAAACTCATTGCCTTTGACAACTTTGAGCAGCTTATTGAGGGTCTCGACAATGCAAACAATATCGCAAATCTCAGCTTGTGGACCCCACTACTCGACCAGCTCAAGCATGACGAGCGAGAGATGCGCAAGATGGCAGCCTGGTGTGTGGGAACCGCTGTACAGAACAACGAGCGCACCCAGGAGCGTTTGCTCGCTATGGGGGGACTTCCGCTACTTGTAAACCTAGCGACCCAAGAGGATGAGCATAACGACGTTCGTCGCAAGGCTGTGTATGCGCTGAGCTCAGCGGTGCGCAACTACCAACCAGCGATGGACCTCTTTGCCGATGAGTTGACCAAGAGGGGTCACAAGACTGACAAGGTCGATGCCACAAGCATGGAGGCTGTCGACGAGGTGGTCAACGGATTACGCGAGAAGATCGGCAAGGCTTGA